The Brachypodium distachyon strain Bd21 chromosome 4, Brachypodium_distachyon_v3.0, whole genome shotgun sequence nucleotide sequence TTGCGGGTATCTGTCCTTGAACAGCGGTGTGCCTTCCTTCGGTTTGGACCAAGGGTACTTCATGGTCGGATCCCTTGGGAACTTCCTGAAGTTGACGAACGGTGCCCACAGCATCAACCTACAAAACCAGGCATATGCTCATATAGATGTGTATATATTCACCGATGGATGGAAGTTGAATTCAGTTCATACTAGAGAGTACGTAGAAGACTACGTGTTTACTGCAGGTAACTTTACGAAGAGTTATCCTCGGTAACTTTGTACTGTTGATTcttcggtaaaaaaaaacagtactgTGCGATAGCGTCCACTTAATTTAGATGATACAGAGTGGTGCAAAGAATAAGCAGACGACTAAACAAATTATGGCACCACTGAATTCTGGATGCGATTGCCTTAATTGACCAAAGTACTCCATATCAATATCATAGTTTTAAATAGCAAGTTATGCTTCTTAGCGGCGGCATTTTCCAACTGCTAAGAAAGGTATAGCGGCGCTAAGATTTAGCATTTTTCTCGGAATAAGaaaattttcatgaaaattagacatcatatattcatatcatctaaaaaatatgACCAGAAATTGAATGACACAAATTTTTATTGAATAACCATGATGATTGTAGCAATAACAGGATTGTATAAGTGCATATTACATAACTAGGTGCAactttcaaattcaaatcaagAAATTTTGGGGCTTAGCGGGAGAAATAGCGCTTTTTTTATGCCCAATTTAACGTTTTAGCGCATTTTAGCGAGCTATTAGCGACATTTTCTATTTAGCGCTAAAAGTGCATAACTTTAGCGGGAGTGATCCAAATCTGCTATAGCAAAGTTATAGCGTCGAGATAGCACGCTATTTAAAACCACGATCAATACTACACTACTCAATTGCGCATCTCGAACTTGTCATCACTCATCACTAATATTCGATCTTCCTTTGTAAGCAGTATGTAGCTGCTGACAGGCAAGACAGGCAACTCAcccggggaagaagaggtaGGTGAACATAAACTGCAGGTACATCTCGACAAACTTGCGCTTGAACCACCTCTGCCTCATCCAGTTCATGATAATCGGCTGCAAGCACACCACCGGAACACAAAGTTAACCATCGATCCGGCCTCCAAATCGGTTTAGCTTCCAATCACTTGAAACCTGCAGTCCTGGACAATCAACTAAGCTAGCGCTCACGTACGGGAGCAATGAAGAGGTACACGAAGGCgatcgccgccaccggcggcagAATCCCCAGGATGTCGAGGTCCTCCTCCCCGCTCACCGTCGCCAGAGCAGCCGGGGCCTCCACCTGCGCACACAAGCACGGACGCGAACAGAAACGAATTCGCCGCAGAGCGTCCATGCATGTGAGCCTCGGATGGATTCAGGATTAACCGAAGTCAAGATTCAGAGCTAATTTAAAGTGTCCATACCGCTGCCCAGACGGCGCCGCACTGCAACACGGATGCCAGCTTCCGCAGCTGCGAGCTCTGCGCGGTAGGGGCAGGCTGCGCGCGCGTGCAAGACCCCCAATCAAGGAGGAAACAACAAGGATCAGATATGTCAAAACTCGCAAACACGGATCTGTCGAGTATGTGAAGCTGGGGTTGTTAAATAATTGAGACCTTGTCatggaggaggcagaggagccTGGACTTGGAGATCGCGGGGCGGCGAAGCGACGAAGGAGCGAAAGGTGCTTGCCGTTTGGGTTGGAGCACAGGCGACGAGGAGGCAGGGGCGACGAGGCGCCATGAGGCGGTGGTGTCCATTGGTGGCAGTCGACGGCTTTCGGGGCGGCAGGTGGCCCTGGCGCCTTATCTGGATAGGCGGCGGTTTGGGAGGCCATGCATCCGTGTTCTGGCAGGGAATGGTTTGGCCTAGATGGGTCGTTCGATGGGGATCCAGCGGCTGGAATTCGCTGATCTGGCTCTAGCTCTTTCTTTTAGAACGCCCGAGGCTTTTATTCCATCGATGATATCAAATCTGACTGAACACGCTCAAACCAGAGATATTAGCAAAATAAACGTGAGAAGTATCAAACGCGAGAGCGGCGCGAGCACAACAATGTGATGCCCGATTAGCAGCTCTCCTAGAAAACATAATCTAAAACCCTGGAAAGAGTAGACCCAAGACTTCATCTTCCTGATAATCTGTCCACACAGGGACCTATCATCCACCCTAATGTCCAAGGTGTTCACAACCACCTGACAATCCATCTCCAATACTTTATCACGCCTCTTGCTGGGCAAAGGACATGGCATCACGGCATGCAAGCAACTCAACCACCGCCAGCTCCGCAAGATGATCATACCTTCGACATTCTGCAGCCTTGAACACGCCTGTCTCATCTCGGGAACCTATACCCGAACAAGCGACACCACACTGTTGATCGACAATTAACAGCATCGGTGTTCAACTTGGATCATTTCTGCAACTCGTGCTGAACCACCGGCATAGCACCACACGATGGGATCTCGTGCTTATACTCATGGGGTAGTGAAATACCAGCCTATGAAATCCATGGAGTTGGTAGCAGAGCTGATTAATATGCTCCAGCTCATTCGTGTGGtcaaaataaatgaataaAGCAAATCTAGGACTAATTTGAAGCCAAGCTAGCGACATTAAATGGACAGGTTTTGCTATATAGAAGTTGTCTCAGTTTTAGTTAGAGGTAAGTTGATTTATCGGCCATTAGCCATTAGATATGATCTATGCTTTAAGATTCGAGACAAACGATGGAAAGAGAAGATTGAAATGCCTTTTAGAAAGAGAAGATTGAAATGACATTCAGATATTAATCCAACAATTTTGATACGTCGACTGGGATTTATGTCTTTTTCCTTAAAAATGAGGCATGTGAGATAAGGCACACCCTGCGGTTTTGTTATTGAGAAATCAcctgttttttagttagagatcaatCGAGATGCTTGACCGTCAGATCTTAATCGAACGGTAGCACGTAGGAGTGAGAAGAGTGGAGATGAGATCCAGATCTCTAATCTAACGGTTCTAATGAGCAGCTGagatttaagattttttttaaaaatcaggcaactgAGATATAACCACACTCAAAGGAAACACATGACTGCTTAAAAAGGGATGTATAGCTTTCTTAATTGTTTGAGCAAGCTTATAACAAAAATTATCAACATATACAATTTACA carries:
- the LOC100832381 gene encoding NAD(P)H-quinone oxidoreductase subunit L, chloroplastic — translated: MDTTASWRLVAPASSSPVLQPKRQAPFAPSSLRRPAISKSRLLCLLHDKPAPTAQSSQLRKLASVLQCGAVWAAVEAPAALATVSGEEDLDILGILPPVAAIAFVYLFIAPPIIMNWMRQRWFKRKFVEMYLQFMFTYLFFPGLMLWAPFVNFRKFPRDPTMKYPWSKPKEGTPLFKDRYPQIDSFRKKYF